One region of Primulina tabacum isolate GXHZ01 chromosome 1, ASM2559414v2, whole genome shotgun sequence genomic DNA includes:
- the LOC142515298 gene encoding putative inactive receptor kinase At2g26730, whose amino-acid sequence MKQLILIWASVIPLFLSKSAKSDDHEQANQQISDSDGVSTNQVLMFAGYFLIGLAVLFIVLLWLYKRFKTKEEKVDADNKVVAIDESVIKPSFSTVELKAGGVSKTDISHASTETAMVSSSSIVLTNPEVNRPELEDLLKAPAELLGRGSHGSVYKVACGPQGKSLAVKRIKDWAISSVEFKQRMNRLNQVKHPHILPAIAFYSSRQEKLLVYEYQQNGSLFRLIHDDENHRRQQFDWSSRLTAAAAIADALAFMHEELKNEKIPHGNLKSSNILLTNNMEPCISEYGLMLVNQEASDTLQGHEEGGSMIFKADTYAFGVILLELLTGRQVLNNGMDLASWVLAVVREEWTVEVFDKNLVREGASEERMVNMLQVAIKCVNKSAEARPSMNQAALMISMIRDDEDKSMDVSELSITRSFIDDYIFSEQSENIMKFKSHIYEL is encoded by the exons ATGAAGCAATTAATCTTGATCTGGGCTTCCGTTATTCCACTGTTTCTCTCGAAATCGGCGAAATCCGATGATCATGAGCAGGCTAATCAGCAAATATCTGATTCAGATGGTGTTTCTACTAATCAGGTTCTCATGTTCGCAGGCTATTTTCTCATAGGTCTAGCCGTCTTGTTCATCGTGCTTCTTTGGCTATACAAAAGATTCAAGACAAAAGAAGAGAAAGTCGACGCAGATAACAAGGTTGTAGCCATTGATGAAAGCGTCATCAAGCCCAGTTTCTCCACTGTAGAGTTGAAGGCAGGAGGGGTCAGCAAAACTGATATCTCCCACGCTTCGACCGAAACTGCCATGGTTTCTTCATCCTCGATAGTTCTCACGAACCCGGAGGTTAACAGGCCGGAATTGGAAGACCTACTCAAGGCCCCAGCTGAGCTGCTCGGGAGAGGAAGCCACGGTAGTGTCTACAAGGTCGCGTGTGGGCCACAGGGGAAGAGCCTAGCTGTGAAGAGGATCAAGGATTGGGCCATATCTAGCGTTGAATTCAAGCAGAGAATGAACAGGCTGAATCAAGTGAAACATCCTCATATTTTGCCTGCCATTGCATTCTACAGCTCCAGACAGGAGAAGCTTCTGGTTTACGAGTATCAACAGAATGGGAGCCTTTTCAGGCTAATCCATGACGATG AAAATCACAGAAGGCAACAATTTGATTGGAGCAGCAGGCTTACCGCTGCTGCTGCGATAGCTGATGCATTAGCCTTCATGCATGAAGAACTGAAGAATGAGAAAATCCCACATGGGAATTTGAAATCATCAAACATTTTGCTGACCAACAACATGGAGCCATGCATCAGCGAGTATGGCCTAATGCTTGTAAACCAGGAGGCCAGTGATACCCTTCAAGGCCACGAAGAAGGCGGCTCCATGATCTTCAAGGCAGACACATATGCTTTCGGGGTGATTCTTTTGGAATTGCTAACAGGACGACAGGTTCTGAACAATGGAATGGACCTCGCGAGTTGGGTTCTCGCAGTCGTCAGGGAGGAATGGACGGTGGAGGTGTTCGACAAGAACTTGGTACGCGAGGGGGCTAGTGAGGAAAGGATGGTTAACATGCTGCAGGTAGCGATTAAATGTGTTAACAAGTCCGCGGAGGCGAGGCCTAGCATGAACCAAGCGGCGCTAATGATTAGTATGATTAGGGACGACGAGGATAAATCAATGGACGTTTCTGAGTTATCCATTACAAggtcgttcattgatgattacaTCTTCTCAGAACAAAGtgaaaatataatgaaatttaaGAGTCATATTTATGAACtgtaa